ATGAAAGGCTAATTAAATGAGCCATACTTCTTTATCTAACGAGGCCTGTTTCCTTTGGTTCTGGAAGGGATCATTGGATTGGAACGCATCCTGTACACAGTATCACATTCATGACAAATTAGAATACAAGAAGTATAGAATAAAATAGCGAGTGCAAGTACATAATTTGGTAACTCATTTTACCTTATTTACAGAGCCACCAGAAAACTCCTGTTGTTCAACGTCTTTCTTTCGAGGCCTACCTCTCTTCCTCTTGTTAGCACCAAGCCCACAGGAATCATACACTTGCTTATTTTCAAAACCATCAGCTTCTTCCCGAACACTCTTGAAATCCATTTCCTTCTTTACGATCTCGTTATTCTTGCTGATGTCACCATCTGCAGTGCTCTGATGATCATCATGTTCACACTCAAGACCAATAGCTTCTTCATCGAGATTCTGAAATTTTGACTCCTTTCCCTCTTTCAAAGCAGTTCCTTCAGTTTCCGAGGCATTGACACAAAAGCATTCAGCTGCCTCCAAAGCTTGGACATATTCAGCTTCTGCAATGACCGCAATTTGACAACTTTCTGTTGCCTCCAAAGCTTGGACATAGTCAGGTGGGTGACACGGGTTACCAGAAGGCTTATCATTCACCAGAAGCAGATCAGTAGGTTCTTCGACAAGATTTTGAGAATTCTGTTTCCTTCGCTTATTAAAAACAGTTCCTCCACTTCCACAGGCATTGAGGTAATCAACGTTTCTAACTGCCTCCAATGCTTGAACATACGGAGCTCGGTGACTCAGGTTGTCAGAAGGCTCATTGTTTACCTGTAGAAAAGGGACACTATTGTATGTTTAGGTTCCAATGTGCAAATGATCTAATGTACGCTAACataataaatagtatatgaaaccAGGTTAGGAATGGAGAGGGATAGTTGTCCAGAATATCActagtgaaaaagaaagatgtatATATGTGATTTCTTATTACTATATCTTAAAGCTAATACAATCTCACATTCTGGGTTCTCGGCGCTCACCAGAACAGAGCATAGAACCAGCAATTCTTACCCCTCAGAAGAATTGCCCTATGAGATCACTAATCCCACAACACAGATCACTAAGCCAACAATCTGGAAGCAGCTTGTTGATAATTACATATGTACAGAGGAAAGGTGTGAGCTAGAGACTAAAAAATTCATAGAAATGTGCAAAATACACATTGAAATGCATAGTAAGCTACAGCTATATCGTGCTCAGTGCAGGTCAAAATCAAACTGGTTGAAAAAAATTCATCGACTCTACAAAAGCAAGGCACGCCACAAATCTGAAAAGGATGCTACTTCTAACTTGTCATTAAAATTCAGCTAAGTGTTAGCTAGACTAAAAACTTCATAGAAATGTGAAACATACATACTGCAATGCATAGTAAGCTACAGCTATATCGTGCACAGTTCAGGTCAACATCAAACTgggtgaaaaaaaaaattcatctaCTCTACAAAAGCAAGGCTCACCACAAATCTGAAAAGGATGTCACTTCTATCTTGCCATTAAAACGCAGCTAAGTGTTAGCTAGAGACTAAAAACTTCATAAAAATGTGCAACATACATATTGAAATGCATAGTAAGCTACAGCTATATCGTGCAAAGTTCAGGTCAAAATCAAAGTAGATGAAAAAAAGTACATCGACTCTACAAAAGCAAGGCTCACAACAAATCTGAAAAGGATGCCACTTCTATCTTGTCATTAAAACACAGCTACAGACCTATCATATCCCATTGTCAAACATTCAATTTGAAACAAACTTTAAAAACAATTAAGAAGCATACCAGGAAGGAAGAATCATTCCTGACATTCATCACAGTGATGGGCTTAGGCTCAGGCTCTGGGTTGAAAATTGACAAAAGGATGGGAGCGTAATCCTCTAGGCAATAACCCATCGATGAAACTGTTTCCAAGATATATGGTCTAAGTTTGTCGGTGCATCCTTCAAGAATTTTGGCACTCAGCTCCCAAGATGCAGGAGAAACACTCTAAAAAGAACAAAACAAGTATCAGAATATGCGAAGCTGCAAACGGATACAAAGATAGCTTGGGTGTAAAACTCCATACGTTTGGACTTACAAGACCTCACAAACGTCAGAAGCCACATAGGTAAAGCCGTGAGAGTGGTTGTTGGATACTTGTACATGAATGAATAGTAATGAGAAAAGAAACCTAATCCGGACAACAATAAAAGTAAGAAGACCTACCTGGTTTTCCCTCCTGATGCTAGTCAGAAGAACCTTGACAAGCTCCGTAGACACATTATCACTTTCTTCTATCATCATACTCATAATATTCACCATAGCAAGAACCACAGCGTGAGGGTGTTTGGGGCTTGAggttggaaaaaaaaaacaaggttaaTAAATAGTAGAATATCAACTTGAAGAATCAGCATAATAAAAGAGGTCAGTGAAGTTCTTCAGATTCCGGTGCTTCATATCAAGCAACTTGTTCACCTAGCTTTCTCTTACAAATCAAGCTAAGTATACTTAAGAGCTGCATTCCTCAATTAATTACTTAGTGCAGTTACAAAATTTGTCAGGGATGTTAACTATCTCTAAGAAAAGACAAGATGGTGCTTAATAACATGCCAGTACGTGACATATTTGCACAAGCATGAactatacacatttatacaaccAAAAAAACCACTGGAATACAGATCGATATCAATGTTGATGGCCGATAAgtaaatacttcctccattcaactccactctacctatttcatttttgtgcaCTATTCACGattgtgtattcaatttcgattttctctcgatacgtaagtggaaatatattcatgtgtgatcttgtttgattcgtctttacgagtacattaaaaatatctaacttttataatttttgcaaatacgtagctaaccatatttagcgcgtaaaacacgcgttggcaaacgtgaaaaaagaaagtggtagagtggagttgaatggaggaagtatagtATAGCTAAACTCTTTGCCAATGTTACAACCTAGTTCAATGGCTTCTTACTAGGGGAATGTCACGAAAATGGCAGATCCTGATGGGTGCAATTCATTGAGATTTGTGACTTGTGAGGCACATCACCTATATCAAAATAATTTCCAAATCCCCAACTACACCCAAATTCGCCAAAAGGTTTATGGATAGTcatataaataataaaaaatcgAATTTTACCGAACTTCAAACCCAATTGATACCAATCCTGATGGATGCAAATAAAACAAACAGATTTAGAACATTCACCTTATGTTTCTCTGAAATAGTTCAAGCATTTTTGTTACTAGCGGATCACAATCAAGGTCCAGCATCATCACACAGGCACGCAACCTTGCAACACTTTGGAGAATTAAAACTGCCTTAGAATAGCAGCGGCCAAATTGACATGATAAATTTTCAAATGATGATACTATCAGCTCAAAAATTTCCTGTaagaaagtgaagaaggaagAAGCAAATATGATGAATCTCACCCAATTAATAAAACAGGGTACTGATGAAACAAAGGAGATGTATCAGTATTTTCCCTACTCTCATCTTGTCATCATTGTATGGTTGAATAGGTGCAGTAATCCTTATGACCTCATTAAGACATGAAGCGACGGTAATCCTAACATCTGGGTCTGAATGCCTGAAAAGCTCATCTGCAATCAGAGCCTTCATAGGGATCAAAAGCGCCTTTTGAACTAGCTGAGACGGAGCTTGCCCCAGCTTTGTCAAGAGGAACTCCACCTCCTAGAGTAAAGAATATCCCATTAATAAGCTTTGTTCTCCAGCAATAAGGGGGTTAAATGAGAGAGATGACAATAAATATTGCACTCAAAGATACATAGCAGAACACATAAACGCATGATGGTACTTGAAAAAGTCGGTCGTAATCTAGGATCAAAATTCAATTCAACGCAAGGCCTCAACTGAAAAGAATTATgagcaaaaataaaataaaaattgcaAACACCAAAGTTCTTTAGAACTGTGAATGAACCTTCCAAAAAGTTCATTGTAAAGTTTTAGTAAAGCAGAATAGAGCAATAAACCTGAGAAAGTAATGTCACTGACTAAAGAGCCCATGTGAATAAATTTCATATGCAAATCGCGTAGAACACTAAGTACATATCCATCAGTTTGGGCACTCAAgtaataatcacccccacaagaAATCCCAAAGGTTGAAAAAATCATCAGCAACTACAACAACATTACCCAAGTACCAGCTTCCACAAATGACGGGGTAAGGGTCGGACTTATACAGTCTTACCCCTGAGTTAACAAATAGAGAGGTTATTTCCAGGTGACCAGCATTTACGGGCTAAAAAGGATTCATTAAGGCATCAAACTACACCAACATGATAAAAGAGAACGTCATGCTTACTAAAGAAACACAGAAGTAGGCATGCATTTGATATTACTTCCAGCACATTTCCGGTACATTTTGGCCAACAAAAAAAAATCGACACAAATGATGAAACAAACATGTACATTGAAGCATAATGCACCACTGTCTAACAATACCAACATCGGAATTGCGGAAAATGCCTAACAAAGAAAAAGTTGTTGTCTTTGCATCAACCATACAGAACCATACTCAGTAGTCAAGGATTCAAAAGCATTAAAGCAAAAACTGAAGAACATCATAAACCAACAAAACCAGTAAATTTACAACAATCATTTTACAAAAAGAAAACACAAATACTTTTGGAAACCAGTTTTAGGATAATA
The Silene latifolia isolate original U9 population chromosome 11, ASM4854445v1, whole genome shotgun sequence genome window above contains:
- the LOC141611429 gene encoding uncharacterized protein LOC141611429 isoform X2, encoding MMLDLDCDPLVTKMLELFQRNISPKHPHAVVLAMVNIMSMMIEESDNVSTELVKVLLTSIRRENQSVSPASWELSAKILEGCTDKLRPYILETVSSMGYCLEDYAPILLSIFNPEPEPKPITVMNVRNDSSFLVNNEPSDNLSHRAPYVQALEAVRNVDYLNACGSGGTVFNKRRKQNSQNLVEEPTDLLLVNDKPSGNPCHPPDYVQALEATESCQIAVIAEAEYVQALEAAECFCVNASETEGTALKEGKESKFQNLDEEAIGLECEHDDHQSTADGDISKNNEIVKKEMDFKSVREEADGFENKQVYDSCGLGANKRKRGRPRKKDVEQQEFSGGSVNKDAFQSNDPFQNQRKQASLDKEVNVMPPGNLSHSAESVQDLKAAESVECVDALSTGGTVSKEGRSLTSQNLDEEVTGLEREQGNQGTADDGISKNIRTLRTDMDCERAKEEAVGVDNKQLYNSSVLGDNKRKRGRPRKKDVKQQEFSGGSGNKSETARSTENDALSTGGTVSKEGMSLKSQNRDEEVTGLECEQVHQGTVDVDINKNITILRTEMDFERVKEEAVDFNNKQLCNSSEQGVSKRKRGRPRKKDVEQQEFSGGSRNKSETGPSTKDKFQSNGCFQNERNHASSDDDVIETPLGRKTYKDLVGCKIKVWWPLDGRYYKGRITLFDASMKKHQVTYDDGDEEILSLRKERWEFI
- the LOC141611429 gene encoding uncharacterized protein LOC141611429 isoform X1, whose product is MSGFPENQLIELISETGIRLLQPPNSTPELLNLLDEVEFLLTKLGQAPSQLVQKALLIPMKALIADELFRHSDPDVRITVASCLNEVIRITAPIQPYNDDKMREIFELIVSSFENLSCQFGRCYSKAVLILQSVARLRACVMMLDLDCDPLVTKMLELFQRNISPKHPHAVVLAMVNIMSMMIEESDNVSTELVKVLLTSIRRENQSVSPASWELSAKILEGCTDKLRPYILETVSSMGYCLEDYAPILLSIFNPEPEPKPITVMNVRNDSSFLVNNEPSDNLSHRAPYVQALEAVRNVDYLNACGSGGTVFNKRRKQNSQNLVEEPTDLLLVNDKPSGNPCHPPDYVQALEATESCQIAVIAEAEYVQALEAAECFCVNASETEGTALKEGKESKFQNLDEEAIGLECEHDDHQSTADGDISKNNEIVKKEMDFKSVREEADGFENKQVYDSCGLGANKRKRGRPRKKDVEQQEFSGGSVNKDAFQSNDPFQNQRKQASLDKEVNVMPPGNLSHSAESVQDLKAAESVECVDALSTGGTVSKEGRSLTSQNLDEEVTGLEREQGNQGTADDGISKNIRTLRTDMDCERAKEEAVGVDNKQLYNSSVLGDNKRKRGRPRKKDVKQQEFSGGSGNKSETARSTENDALSTGGTVSKEGMSLKSQNRDEEVTGLECEQVHQGTVDVDINKNITILRTEMDFERVKEEAVDFNNKQLCNSSEQGVSKRKRGRPRKKDVEQQEFSGGSRNKSETGPSTKDKFQSNGCFQNERNHASSDDDVIETPLGRKTYKDLVGCKIKVWWPLDGRYYKGRITLFDASMKKHQVTYDDGDEEILSLRKERWEFI